A part of Propioniciclava coleopterorum genomic DNA contains:
- a CDS encoding exonuclease SbcCD subunit D: protein MTLDDPVGLVAGTSDSTPLKFSVAVGPDAYLQLDDVVTTERDVPGVGPVRTSGVVTQVVARHEGASYGSDAFLIADGVLPAHTQEVAEVTTTRVDPEVYVPPLPSTIARRATGAVRDRALYFDTMDKKVVVGLGRDGEPVYINLDFLDGTRGAHVSISGISGVATKTSFALFLLHSLFSSGVLGDRALVAKALIFAVKGEDLMFLDKANARLDDPLRAAYARLGLPAAPFDSVRFFAPPTPGDLTGRPHVAGRTSGVDAFWWTLAEFCQQELLPYVFADAEDDRNQYTLVIHQVAARLRREAQPAGTDGAVTIEGRQLRTYDQLVDFIVDRLSDDATRPDWAGAATTMGSVNAFIRRLRSSLKPLGRLLRGDLAGHEAKRRVSTGNSRVTVVDLHNLPERAQRFVVGVVLRAETEAKERAGAGGLLFTMLDELNKHAPARATPPSRRCCSTSPSAAGPWGSSSSARSRRRPRWSGGSCPTPRSGSSDASTRPRRDAPSTASCRPRSASAPPWPSPAPCSCRSPNSPYRWPWSSRSRRGRPDSPKPRPRRPGPRTSCRAWRATPTPPPSEPTRPLLSKSHRSTRRAVKLLHTADWHVGKTLKGRSRLDEQRAVLAEIIDVALREQVDAVLLAGDLYDTAAPSAEAQRLVNGALLKLATSGIEVVVIAGNHDHARTFEALRQLMAAAGISYTGQIRAAVDGGVHRFTARSTGEEAVVALVPFVSRRHIVGTEEIVTGTPSENAGRYEQSVRDIIATLAGSFGTDTVNIVMAHLTCTGGVMGGGEREAQSIFEYHVSAQSFPHTAHYVALGHLHRRQQIPAPAPVHYSGAPLAVDFGEQENTPVVCLVEASPHAPARVTDVPITAGKRLRTVSGTVAHLRATAAEYGDDYLRVVVEEPTRAGLRDEVLDLLPNALEVRIHPDFTQERPRHSAQNTSRSPRELFAAYCQEVGIDDPRLDALFSDLLDETTEVH, encoded by the coding sequence ATGACCCTCGACGATCCCGTCGGCCTCGTCGCCGGCACCAGCGACTCGACGCCCCTGAAGTTCAGCGTGGCCGTCGGCCCGGACGCCTACCTGCAACTCGACGACGTGGTCACCACCGAGCGCGACGTCCCCGGTGTCGGGCCGGTGCGCACGTCCGGTGTGGTCACGCAGGTGGTCGCCCGCCACGAGGGGGCCAGCTACGGGTCCGACGCCTTCCTGATCGCCGACGGGGTCCTGCCCGCCCACACCCAGGAGGTCGCCGAGGTCACCACGACGCGGGTCGACCCCGAGGTGTACGTGCCGCCGCTGCCCAGCACGATCGCGCGCCGGGCGACCGGGGCCGTCCGGGACCGCGCACTCTACTTCGACACGATGGACAAGAAGGTCGTCGTCGGGCTCGGACGCGACGGGGAGCCCGTCTACATCAACCTGGACTTCCTCGACGGCACCCGGGGCGCGCACGTGTCCATCTCCGGCATCTCGGGTGTCGCGACCAAGACCAGCTTCGCGCTGTTCCTGCTCCACTCACTGTTCTCCTCGGGCGTGCTCGGCGACCGGGCGCTGGTCGCCAAGGCGCTGATCTTCGCGGTCAAGGGCGAGGACCTGATGTTCCTCGACAAGGCCAACGCGCGACTCGACGACCCGTTGCGGGCCGCCTACGCGCGACTGGGGCTGCCGGCCGCCCCATTCGACTCGGTGCGCTTCTTCGCTCCCCCGACCCCGGGCGACCTGACGGGGCGCCCGCACGTCGCCGGGCGCACCAGCGGCGTGGACGCCTTCTGGTGGACGCTGGCGGAGTTCTGCCAACAGGAACTGCTCCCCTACGTGTTCGCCGACGCCGAGGACGACCGCAACCAGTACACCCTCGTCATCCACCAGGTCGCCGCCCGGCTGCGCCGCGAGGCCCAGCCCGCGGGGACCGACGGCGCGGTGACCATCGAGGGCCGGCAGCTCCGCACCTACGACCAGCTCGTCGACTTCATCGTCGACCGGCTCTCCGACGACGCCACCCGCCCCGACTGGGCGGGGGCGGCCACGACGATGGGGTCGGTCAACGCGTTCATCCGCCGGCTGCGCTCCTCGCTCAAGCCCCTCGGACGCCTCCTCCGCGGCGACCTGGCCGGCCACGAGGCGAAGCGCCGCGTCTCCACCGGCAACAGCCGCGTCACCGTCGTCGACCTGCACAACCTCCCCGAGCGCGCCCAGCGGTTCGTCGTGGGCGTCGTCCTGCGCGCCGAGACCGAGGCCAAGGAGCGCGCCGGCGCGGGCGGGCTGCTGTTCACCATGCTGGACGAGCTCAACAAGCACGCCCCCGCGAGGGCAACTCCCCCATCAAGGAGGTGCTGCTCGACATCGCCGAGCGCGGCCGGTCCCTGGGGATCATCCTCATCGGCGCGCAGCAGACGGCGTCCGAGGTGGAGCGGCGGATCGTGTCCAACTCCTCGATCCGGATCGTCGGACGCCTCGACCCGGCCGAGGCGGGACGCCCCGAGTACGGCTTCCTGCCGACCTCGCAGCGCCAGCGCGCCACCCTGGCCAAGCCCGGCGCCATGTTCGTGTCGCAGCCCGAACTCCCCGTACCGCTGGCCGTGGAGTTCCCGTTCCCGGCGTGGGCGACCCGACAGTCCGAAACCGCGCCCGAGGCGTCCGGGGCCTCGAACATCATGTCGCGCATGGCGCGCGACGCCGACCCCGCCCCCTTCTGAGCCGACCCGCCCCCTACTGAGTAAGTCCCATCGTTCGACAAGGAGAGCAGTGAAGCTCCTGCACACCGCCGACTGGCACGTCGGCAAGACCCTGAAGGGCCGCAGCCGCCTCGACGAGCAGCGCGCCGTCCTGGCCGAGATCATCGACGTCGCCCTGCGCGAGCAGGTGGACGCCGTCCTCCTCGCCGGGGACCTGTACGACACCGCGGCACCGAGCGCCGAGGCGCAGCGCCTGGTGAACGGGGCGCTGCTCAAGCTCGCCACGTCCGGCATCGAGGTCGTCGTCATCGCGGGCAACCACGACCACGCGCGCACCTTCGAGGCGCTGCGGCAGCTCATGGCCGCCGCCGGGATCAGCTACACCGGCCAGATCCGGGCCGCGGTCGACGGCGGCGTGCACCGCTTCACGGCCCGCTCCACCGGCGAGGAGGCCGTCGTGGCGCTCGTGCCGTTCGTCTCCCGCCGGCACATCGTGGGCACCGAGGAGATCGTCACCGGCACCCCGTCGGAGAACGCCGGACGCTACGAGCAGTCGGTCCGCGACATCATCGCGACGCTGGCCGGGTCGTTCGGCACCGACACCGTCAACATCGTCATGGCGCACCTCACCTGCACCGGCGGCGTGATGGGTGGCGGCGAGCGCGAGGCCCAGTCGATCTTCGAGTACCACGTGTCGGCGCAGTCCTTCCCGCACACCGCGCACTACGTCGCGCTCGGGCACCTGCACCGGCGCCAGCAGATCCCCGCGCCCGCGCCCGTGCACTACTCCGGCGCTCCCCTGGCCGTCGACTTCGGCGAGCAGGAGAACACCCCGGTGGTCTGCCTCGTCGAGGCGAGCCCGCACGCCCCCGCCCGGGTCACCGACGTCCCCATCACGGCGGGCAAGCGGCTGCGCACCGTCTCGGGCACGGTCGCGCACCTGCGCGCCACGGCCGCCGAGTACGGCGACGACTACCTGCGCGTCGTCGTCGAGGAGCCCACCCGCGCCGGGCTGCGCGACGAGGTCCTCGACCTGCTGCCCAACGCGCTCGAGGTCCGCATCCACCCCGACTTCACCCAGGAGCGCCCCCGCCACTCCGCCCAGAACACCAGCCGCTCCCCGCGGGAGCTGTTCGCCGCCTACTGCCAGGAGGTGGGCATCGACGATCCCCGTCTGGACGCCCTGTTCTCCGACCTGCTCGACGAGACGACGGAGGTCCACTGA
- a CDS encoding DUF3224 domain-containing protein — translation MTTTHAQGTFDIDMRPTEPVADGRIGRFDLSKNFHGDLSGTAEGVMLAVGDPTSGNAGYVALEVLQVEHDGRSGTFALQQFGKMRGGESTLDYIVAPGSGTGDFAGIGGVFTLTVDADGVHHYDLAYELPE, via the coding sequence ATGACCACCACTCACGCCCAGGGCACCTTCGACATCGACATGCGACCCACCGAGCCGGTGGCCGACGGCCGCATCGGCCGGTTCGACCTCTCCAAGAACTTCCACGGCGATCTCAGCGGCACGGCGGAAGGCGTCATGCTGGCCGTCGGCGATCCGACCAGCGGGAACGCGGGCTACGTGGCGCTCGAAGTCCTGCAGGTCGAGCACGACGGCCGCTCCGGGACTTTCGCCCTCCAACAGTTCGGCAAGATGCGTGGCGGCGAGTCGACCCTCGACTACATCGTCGCGCCGGGGTCCGGCACCGGCGACTTCGCGGGTATCGGCGGCGTCTTCACCCTGACCGTCGACGCGGACGGCGTCCACCACTACGACCTCGCCTACGAACTCCCTGAGTGA
- a CDS encoding VOC family protein, producing the protein MTTPSDWRTLNRLATAWFDTGSLTQSALLAERILALAPDSLIDVRPTGVRVRVADPSLVDAVSGAARDLGLTADPAALQELDVVIEATDRPGVAGFWAAALGRPAGEDELRDPWRRDPALLVAAAEEARPLRSRIHLDVVRPAEVVARAGLGEGSGPYGVRHADPDGNEVDLVPGDPLDAPGTEDWQAVFSAVACYRVETVARQTEVAAASAALAQEVGFPLLIDLRPGWVILDSGKDRWDADAHGLDLEFGELAGRLQSAARAGGAVADPEAARFVQVFLDAADVAAVRAFWVAALGYEHDRREGLTDIVDPRRLNPVFAFQRLDTDDTERRGQRNRVHVVLTVPADTLADRVAAALAAGGSLLSEGEGSAHLADPEGNELVLANGA; encoded by the coding sequence ATGACGACACCCTCGGATTGGCGCACCCTGAACCGGCTCGCGACGGCGTGGTTCGACACCGGCTCACTCACGCAGAGCGCGCTCCTGGCCGAGCGGATCCTCGCCCTGGCGCCCGACAGCCTGATCGACGTCCGCCCCACCGGGGTGCGGGTACGGGTGGCCGACCCGAGCCTTGTCGACGCCGTCTCCGGCGCGGCACGGGATCTCGGCCTGACAGCCGATCCCGCAGCGCTCCAGGAACTCGACGTCGTGATCGAGGCCACCGACCGCCCCGGCGTGGCCGGCTTCTGGGCCGCCGCCCTCGGCCGGCCTGCCGGCGAGGACGAACTGCGGGATCCGTGGCGCCGTGACCCCGCGCTGCTGGTGGCGGCCGCTGAGGAGGCGCGCCCGCTCCGCTCCCGGATCCATCTCGACGTCGTGCGTCCGGCGGAGGTCGTCGCCCGGGCGGGCCTCGGCGAGGGCTCCGGGCCCTACGGCGTCCGGCACGCCGACCCCGACGGCAACGAGGTCGACCTGGTGCCGGGGGATCCGCTGGACGCGCCGGGCACCGAGGACTGGCAGGCGGTCTTCAGCGCCGTCGCGTGCTACCGCGTCGAGACCGTGGCGCGGCAGACCGAGGTCGCTGCCGCGTCCGCCGCGTTGGCGCAGGAGGTCGGCTTCCCGTTGCTGATCGACCTGCGTCCGGGCTGGGTGATCCTCGACAGCGGCAAGGACCGCTGGGACGCCGACGCGCACGGCCTCGACCTGGAGTTCGGCGAACTGGCCGGGCGCCTGCAGTCCGCGGCGCGGGCCGGGGGAGCCGTGGCCGATCCGGAGGCTGCCCGCTTCGTCCAGGTGTTCCTCGACGCCGCGGACGTGGCGGCGGTGCGGGCGTTCTGGGTCGCGGCGCTCGGGTACGAGCACGATCGCCGGGAGGGTCTCACCGACATCGTCGACCCGCGGCGGCTCAACCCCGTGTTCGCGTTCCAGCGACTCGACACCGACGACACCGAGCGGCGCGGCCAGCGCAACCGCGTCCATGTGGTGCTGACGGTCCCCGCCGACACGCTGGCCGACCGCGTCGCCGCAGCGCTGGCGGCCGGGGGATCGCTCCTGTCGGAGGGGGAGGGGAGTGCCCACCTGGCCGATCCGGAGGGCAATGAACTGGTGCTGGCGAACGGCGCCTGA
- a CDS encoding DUF1345 domain-containing protein yields MLVLVLATALVQVVWTLALLWPMDAAQTKERAEVEDLRGELGDFALLLIMVGSLTVIGILLFNGGPSKVLNAGLALAAIASVWMMLHSIYTARYARAYYRGTDGGIDFNTSEPPCYKDFYYFSFNLGMTYQVSDTNVTSTALRTEILRHCLYSYVYGTGIIAVTINLVMNVVS; encoded by the coding sequence CTGCTCGTGCTGGTGCTGGCCACCGCGCTGGTGCAGGTCGTCTGGACGCTCGCACTGCTGTGGCCGATGGACGCCGCCCAGACCAAGGAACGCGCCGAGGTCGAGGACCTGCGCGGTGAACTCGGCGACTTCGCGCTCCTGCTCATCATGGTGGGCAGCCTGACGGTGATCGGGATCCTGCTGTTCAACGGCGGGCCGAGCAAGGTGCTCAACGCGGGGCTCGCGCTGGCCGCGATCGCCTCGGTCTGGATGATGCTGCACTCGATCTACACGGCGCGCTACGCCCGCGCCTACTACCGAGGCACCGACGGCGGCATCGACTTCAACACCAGCGAACCTCCGTGCTACAAGGACTTCTACTACTTCTCCTTCAACCTCGGCATGACGTACCAGGTCTCCGACACCAACGTCACCTCGACGGCCCTGCGCACGGAGATCCTCCGGCACTGCCTCTACAGCTACGTGTACGGCACCGGCATCATCGCCGTGACGATCAACCTCGTGATGAACGTGGTCAGCTGA
- a CDS encoding C40 family peptidase has translation MTSITPVTGGVTIRDGWNGTRVYLIRKEFGIDAPTSKGGTYDAATRAKVLAFQQQHGLPATGIVDKTTWNALDTGHPWTADAYQVAPRLPLSATPAQRTATMIEYALSQKGSRYTWGGAGPYELGFDCSGLVLQAIYAAGYDPQPISVVKHAEPTYRTSQQLYAHRNFASIPLEQRRRGDLIFFGSKAGVVHHVAIDLGDGTMMEAYGPTAGVRRYTPQYGSSYVLPYVKRVFG, from the coding sequence GTGACCTCGATCACGCCGGTCACCGGCGGCGTCACCATCAGGGACGGGTGGAACGGCACCCGCGTCTACCTGATCCGCAAGGAGTTCGGCATCGATGCGCCCACGTCCAAGGGCGGAACCTACGACGCCGCGACCCGCGCGAAGGTGCTCGCATTCCAGCAGCAGCACGGCCTGCCGGCGACGGGCATCGTCGACAAGACGACGTGGAACGCGCTCGACACCGGGCACCCGTGGACGGCCGACGCGTACCAGGTCGCGCCGCGGCTTCCGCTCTCAGCGACGCCGGCCCAGCGCACCGCGACCATGATCGAGTACGCCCTCTCCCAGAAGGGGTCTCGCTACACGTGGGGCGGCGCAGGTCCCTACGAACTCGGGTTCGACTGCTCGGGCCTGGTCCTGCAGGCGATTTACGCGGCGGGCTACGACCCTCAGCCCATCTCGGTGGTGAAGCACGCCGAGCCGACCTATCGCACCTCCCAGCAGCTGTACGCGCACAGGAACTTCGCGAGCATCCCGCTCGAGCAGCGGCGGCGCGGCGACCTGATCTTCTTCGGGAGCAAGGCGGGCGTCGTCCATCACGTCGCGATCGACCTGGGCGACGGCACGATGATGGAGGCTTACGGGCCGACCGCCGGCGTGCGGCGCTACACGCCCCAGTACGGCTCCAGCTACGTCCTTCCCTACGTCAAGCGCGTGTTCGGATGA
- a CDS encoding ankyrin repeat domain-containing protein translates to MPTAPALGVLVGIVAGAVLTACTPGPAAEDGSHRTDAAGPESPRPESTDAEADGRLRDAAWAGDVDAATRLIAAGADVDAKDATEQSAYLIATSEGHLDLLELTLSHGADVAALDSWNGTGLIRAAERGHWLVTGRLLRAGIARDHVNRIGYQAIHEAIWLGRDDDAYVATVRILAAGGADLTRASGRRASPPPRWPRSADTTARPPRWRRSSRRRRPPIPTPPCSMPPVAVTPMP, encoded by the coding sequence ATGCCCACCGCGCCAGCCCTCGGCGTCCTCGTCGGGATCGTCGCCGGCGCCGTCCTGACGGCGTGCACCCCTGGCCCGGCGGCCGAGGACGGGTCGCACCGCACCGACGCAGCCGGCCCCGAGTCGCCCCGCCCCGAGTCGACCGACGCCGAGGCGGATGGACGCCTGCGGGACGCCGCGTGGGCCGGCGACGTCGACGCGGCGACGCGCCTGATCGCGGCCGGCGCGGACGTCGACGCGAAGGACGCGACCGAGCAGTCCGCCTACCTGATCGCGACGAGCGAGGGACACCTGGACCTGCTCGAGCTCACCCTCTCCCACGGCGCCGACGTGGCGGCCCTCGACTCCTGGAACGGCACCGGCCTGATCCGCGCGGCCGAACGCGGGCACTGGCTGGTGACCGGGCGGCTGCTGCGGGCGGGGATCGCGCGCGACCACGTCAACCGGATCGGCTACCAGGCGATCCACGAGGCGATCTGGTTGGGCCGCGACGACGACGCCTACGTGGCCACGGTGCGGATCCTCGCGGCGGGCGGGGCCGACCTGACGCGCGCCTCGGGCAGGAGGGCCTCACCCCCGCCGCGATGGCCGCGCAGCGCGGACACGACCGCCAGGCCGCCGCGCTGGCGGCGATCCTCGCGGCGCCGACGCCCACCGATCCCGACGCCGCCCTGCTCGATGCCGCCGGTCGCGGTGACGCCGATGCCGTGA
- a CDS encoding ankyrin repeat domain-containing protein, with protein MTVALRAGAHLDTRDAAGRTPLLLASAGDHVAAARVLVALGADPDVYDGRRDTPWLVTGVTGSVAMADVLLPVHPDLSLTNRFGGVSIIPASERGHAAYVRRVAAAGIDVNHVNDLGWTALLEAVILGDGGPAHQDVVAALLGAGADPRIADRDGVTALEHARRRGQAAVVAQLGG; from the coding sequence GTGACGGTCGCGCTGCGCGCCGGCGCCCACCTCGATACCCGGGACGCTGCCGGCCGCACTCCCCTGCTGCTCGCCTCGGCCGGCGACCACGTCGCGGCCGCACGCGTCCTGGTGGCGCTCGGCGCCGACCCCGACGTCTACGACGGCCGGCGCGACACGCCCTGGCTGGTGACCGGAGTGACCGGCAGCGTCGCCATGGCCGACGTACTGCTGCCGGTCCACCCCGACCTGAGCCTGACCAACCGCTTCGGTGGCGTCTCGATCATCCCGGCGTCCGAGCGGGGGCACGCCGCCTACGTCCGGCGCGTGGCCGCGGCAGGGATCGACGTGAACCACGTCAACGACCTGGGGTGGACGGCGCTGCTGGAGGCCGTGATCCTGGGCGACGGCGGGCCCGCGCACCAGGACGTGGTCGCCGCGCTGCTCGGCGCCGGCGCCGACCCCCGCATCGCGGACCGGGACGGCGTCACCGCGCTGGAGCACGCACGTCGTCGGGGCCAGGCGGCCGTCGTGGCCCAGTTGGGCGGCTGA
- a CDS encoding TOBE domain-containing protein, with translation MTQIRIRDAAELLGVSDDTVRRWIDEGRLDAASDAAGRRVVDGVSLAALAQERATAPGTPDRRMSARNRLAGLVTKVTSDPVMSQVELQCGPFRVVSLLSTEAVQELGLAPGVVAAASVKATNVVVERLDQ, from the coding sequence ATGACGCAAATACGGATCAGGGACGCCGCGGAGCTCCTCGGAGTCAGCGACGACACCGTTCGCCGCTGGATCGACGAGGGCCGCCTCGACGCGGCCAGCGATGCCGCGGGCCGCCGCGTGGTGGACGGGGTGTCGCTGGCGGCCCTGGCCCAGGAGCGGGCCACCGCTCCGGGGACACCGGACCGGCGGATGTCGGCACGCAATCGCCTCGCCGGGCTGGTGACGAAGGTGACCTCGGATCCCGTGATGTCGCAGGTCGAGCTGCAGTGCGGCCCGTTCCGCGTGGTGTCCCTGCTGTCCACCGAGGCGGTCCAGGAACTCGGACTCGCGCCCGGCGTCGTGGCCGCCGCGTCGGTCAAGGCCACGAACGTGGTCGTCGAACGGCTGGATCAGTGA
- the modA gene encoding molybdate ABC transporter substrate-binding protein, translating to MRLRIRRVGAVLASLAVLGGCAASPAVPSATPTGTGPAAVSGEITVFAAASLKGAFSDISAEFVKKHPEAKVTFSFDGSNSLVDQLDGGARADVLATADQPNMDRAVAAELVGPPQPFATNVLTVVTPPDNPGRITGFDASLDGKRLVICAPAVPCGNATAKLAQASGLTLKPVSEESKVTDVLGKVTSGEADAGLVYTTDAAGAGAKVKAFPIANADVARNDYPIAVVTGAGNAAGGEAFSAYVRSADGRAVLATYGFGEP from the coding sequence GTGAGGCTCCGCATCCGCCGCGTCGGCGCCGTCCTCGCCTCGCTCGCCGTGCTGGGCGGCTGCGCCGCGTCCCCCGCCGTCCCCTCGGCCACGCCCACGGGAACGGGCCCCGCCGCGGTCTCCGGCGAGATCACCGTGTTCGCGGCCGCCTCCCTCAAGGGCGCCTTCAGCGACATCTCGGCCGAGTTCGTCAAGAAGCACCCCGAGGCGAAGGTGACGTTCTCGTTCGACGGCTCCAACTCGCTGGTCGACCAGTTGGACGGCGGCGCCCGCGCCGACGTGTTGGCCACGGCCGACCAGCCCAACATGGACCGGGCCGTCGCAGCTGAGCTGGTGGGTCCCCCGCAGCCCTTCGCCACCAACGTCCTCACCGTCGTCACTCCGCCGGACAACCCCGGCCGGATCACCGGCTTCGACGCCTCCCTGGACGGCAAGCGGCTCGTGATCTGCGCGCCGGCCGTGCCGTGCGGCAACGCCACCGCGAAGCTCGCGCAGGCGTCCGGGCTGACGCTCAAGCCCGTCTCGGAGGAGAGCAAGGTCACCGACGTGCTGGGCAAGGTCACCTCGGGCGAGGCCGACGCCGGACTGGTGTACACCACCGACGCCGCGGGTGCGGGCGCGAAGGTGAAGGCCTTCCCGATCGCCAACGCCGACGTGGCCAGGAACGACTACCCGATCGCCGTCGTCACCGGGGCCGGGAACGCGGCGGGCGGCGAGGCGTTCTCCGCCTACGTGCGCAGCGCCGACGGGCGGGCCGTCCTGGCCACGTACGGCTTCGGCGAGCCGTGA
- a CDS encoding ABC transporter permease produces MIRPPLPRWVRAGALLAVIFLGVPIIGVLVRIPWAEVPRLLSAPASLDALGLSLATCLAATVASVLLGLPLALVLSRGTGRVTVALRTLTALPMVLPPVVAGLALLVTLGRRGVVGQHLSVLGIEIGFTTLAVVIAQTFVSMPYFVVSVEAALRGTDPGLERVASQLGAGPTTVLRRVTLPLLAPALIGGATMAFARALGEFGATLTFAGSLQGRTRTLPLEIYLLRESDTDAALALALVLIVVAATLMALTTWLTRTSAAARA; encoded by the coding sequence GTGATCCGTCCCCCGCTCCCCCGCTGGGTGCGGGCGGGGGCGCTGCTGGCCGTGATCTTCCTCGGCGTGCCGATCATAGGCGTCCTGGTACGCATCCCGTGGGCCGAGGTACCGCGGCTCCTCTCGGCCCCCGCCTCCCTGGACGCCCTCGGACTGAGCCTGGCCACCTGCCTGGCGGCCACGGTCGCCTCGGTGCTGCTGGGGCTGCCGCTGGCCCTGGTGCTGTCGCGCGGCACCGGCAGAGTGACGGTGGCGCTGCGGACGCTGACCGCCCTGCCCATGGTGCTGCCGCCGGTCGTCGCTGGCCTGGCGCTGCTCGTGACGCTCGGACGCCGCGGCGTCGTCGGCCAGCACCTCTCCGTGCTCGGCATCGAGATCGGCTTCACGACGCTGGCGGTCGTGATCGCGCAGACCTTCGTGTCGATGCCCTACTTCGTGGTGAGCGTCGAGGCGGCGCTGCGCGGCACCGACCCCGGCCTGGAGCGGGTCGCCTCCCAGCTCGGCGCCGGCCCCACGACGGTGCTGCGCCGCGTCACCCTGCCGCTGCTGGCCCCGGCGCTCATCGGCGGCGCGACCATGGCGTTCGCCCGGGCGTTGGGTGAGTTCGGCGCCACGCTGACGTTCGCGGGCTCGCTGCAAGGCCGGACGCGGACGCTTCCGCTGGAGATCTACCTGCTGCGCGAGTCCGACACCGACGCCGCGCTGGCGCTCGCGCTGGTCCTGATCGTCGTGGCCGCGACGCTGATGGCGCTCACCACGTGGCTCACCCGGACCAGCGCGGCGGCGCGAGCATGA